The nucleotide sequence AAATTCTGCTTTGGAAAATCTGGTTCAGTACATCCAAAACAAGGCGTACCACTTCGAGTTTTTGAGCTCACTTCATTCCACAAAATTTTATTACAAGATGCATGTGTCATAGGACCGCGACAACCTTGCTCGTAAAATAGACAACCCTCCTTAAGTCCAAATCCTTTAGCATCAACTTTCCATTCAAAATATTCATTTCTAGTACATCCATGGTGTGCCAAGTTACTGTAGAGTTCACGTGGGCGATGCATCTCATCGAGTAAAATTTTTTGATGGTTAATAATCATATTAAGTGTATATCCTAGCCACTCTGGATGTATTGGACAGCCTGAAAGATTAATTATTTTTTGATCCACCTCTAACATAGGACCTGTTCGTTCAGATTCATTAAATAATAAGCCACTATTTCTCTGAGGTGCTGACGCTTTAAATATCCCCCCAAAACTTGCACAACTTCCCACTGCAATAACATACTCTGCATTTTTTGAATAATGTTCTAACATTGTTTGTATCAAGATATCATTGCGTTTGAGCTCTGGATCAAAGGCTCCTTCAAAAACTAAGATGTCACATGAAAGTTTACACTCTGAAATTTCTTCAAACGTATATAGTGCTTCCATTGTTGGAAAGTAAAGAAGTTCAATCTTAGATAATAGAAGAGGAAGATACGGTAGATTTAAGAAAGAGTGTGTATTACCATTGCATGTAACACCTTGAAGCCATAATAACTTTTTTTTATTGTCTTTTTTTGAGTGCATTATATATATTTTGAGAAATAGATTCTTGATACCATTCTAATGGATGAGGAAGAATTTTCTCACCAAAAAGAAATGCCATACCACCAAGATATCCCATAAATAAACCAAAGGCAGAAAAGAAATCTTGATCATGTAAATCTCCTTTAGCAACACCATCATTAAAAAACATCATCATTTCCGTAACAAATGGTGAAACACAGACCATTCCCTCACACCC is from Sulfurimonas paralvinellae and encodes:
- a CDS encoding hydrogenase; the protein is MHSKKDNKKKLLWLQGVTCNGNTHSFLNLPYLPLLLSKIELLYFPTMEALYTFEEISECKLSCDILVFEGAFDPELKRNDILIQTMLEHYSKNAEYVIAVGSCASFGGIFKASAPQRNSGLLFNESERTGPMLEVDQKIINLSGCPIHPEWLGYTLNMIINHQKILLDEMHRPRELYSNLAHHGCTRNEYFEWKVDAKGFGLKEGCLFYEQGCRGPMTHASCNKILWNEVSSKTRSGTPCFGCTEPDFPKQNFFNTKTNMSIPEDVPLGVPKRNYLTMAGIAKTFHIKRLEGKLIDYKTTP